The Halomonas sp. KG2 genome contains a region encoding:
- a CDS encoding tRNA-(ms[2]io[6]A)-hydroxylase, with translation MSIQLNRLQPVGHALQADDLLPECLHQFLACSTPDAWLQWALDNPEILLIDHAQCEKKAASTAMSLLYRYVDQPLLLSKMSQLAREELLHFEQVVGLMEKRGVAYRHLTASRYAEGLRKHVRSNDPDRLIDVLIIGALIEARSCERFARLIPYLDEELAKFYRTLVKSEGRHFEDYLLLARQQTSASIDDRIAFFVAREAELITSPDTAFRFHSGVPA, from the coding sequence ATGTCGATACAATTAAATAGGTTGCAACCTGTAGGTCATGCGCTTCAAGCGGATGATTTACTGCCAGAATGTCTCCATCAGTTTCTTGCTTGCTCAACGCCTGATGCTTGGCTGCAATGGGCGCTGGATAACCCAGAGATACTTCTTATTGACCATGCTCAGTGTGAGAAAAAAGCCGCTTCAACGGCAATGAGCTTGCTCTATCGTTACGTTGATCAGCCGTTACTATTAAGCAAGATGTCGCAACTAGCTCGAGAAGAACTGCTGCATTTCGAGCAGGTAGTTGGCTTAATGGAGAAGCGAGGCGTGGCGTATCGTCATCTTACTGCGTCACGCTATGCCGAAGGCTTGCGCAAGCATGTGCGTAGCAATGATCCTGACCGTTTAATTGATGTGTTAATTATTGGTGCGCTCATTGAAGCACGTAGCTGCGAGCGCTTTGCGCGCTTAATTCCTTATTTAGATGAAGAGCTTGCCAAGTTCTATCGCACGTTAGTGAAGTCTGAAGGCCGTCACTTTGAAGACTATTTGCTACTTGCAAGACAGCAAACATCGGCATCAATAGATGACAGAATCGCCTTTTTTGTGGCGCGTGAAGCGGAGTTGATTACTTCGCCAGATACGGCTTTTCGTTTTCATAGCGGTGTGCCTGCTTAA
- a CDS encoding glycerophosphoryl diester phosphodiesterase membrane domain-containing protein, with protein MQPLNQLGYTLLHTLRDHLRPLIAYHLLFTLLASALVVPLIAWISRALLAQLNRTVVTNDALITLLFSPLGLVALLVGLGFAFLLIYWQQAGMLLVAVRPKDNHYRLAFEALWLSTRRLPALAGLVILQVGAHLLLLAPFMMGLTWLYDVWLSGIDPYYLQQTRPASLWYFIACALPLLIVWLGLAAWLYLRWLLALPLVALDNCSPFPALKRSVHLTRGWHRSIGVAVLTLLIVIISLPIISTWLFDSVVTPLLWGLPEHNAVLIPAMLAYLTSYVLITLTITFLGIATNALLSACLYLQLAFRETRPSPRSEHAHPGRLAWAIELSVLLLAGLQAWWILNSFEIRDNVAIIAHRGSSMVAPENTLAAIRQALEDGADAVELDVRLSADNHVLLYHDRSLARLTGDRREFDSLTRAELSRVDVGSWFGDAFQNERIAGLDDALALVRGRASLMIDMKPSPGDEERLARAVLATLEAESDIRYRCWATQHNALNANANCGFPNVFLEMRMATMAPSMVTYLKQQAPELRITLLAQLILAGTLDRRQFDALGLRHNRITPQEIRLAALYNYEIHAWTVNDRARMSALIDLGVDAIITDYPDRLSELIKDRRALSDGGLMLVKLRNWLRQ; from the coding sequence ATGCAGCCGCTTAACCAATTGGGCTACACCCTACTCCACACTCTGCGCGACCATCTTCGTCCTCTCATTGCCTATCACCTGCTCTTCACCCTGCTAGCCTCTGCTCTTGTAGTGCCATTGATTGCGTGGATCTCTCGGGCCTTATTAGCGCAACTCAACCGAACAGTAGTCACCAATGATGCGCTGATTACACTGCTATTTAGTCCACTGGGCTTAGTTGCGTTGCTCGTGGGTCTTGGTTTTGCATTCTTACTGATTTATTGGCAACAAGCAGGCATGCTGCTGGTGGCCGTCAGACCTAAAGACAACCACTACCGACTCGCCTTTGAAGCACTGTGGTTAAGCACACGCCGCTTACCAGCACTCGCGGGTCTGGTCATTCTTCAGGTAGGAGCCCACTTGCTGCTTCTAGCCCCCTTTATGATGGGCTTAACGTGGCTTTATGATGTGTGGTTAAGCGGTATAGATCCCTACTATTTACAACAAACCCGCCCAGCCTCGCTGTGGTATTTTATTGCTTGCGCACTGCCGTTACTGATTGTTTGGCTTGGGCTTGCGGCGTGGCTCTACCTGCGTTGGTTACTAGCGCTACCATTAGTAGCGTTGGACAACTGCTCCCCTTTCCCAGCACTTAAGCGTAGCGTGCACTTAACTCGCGGCTGGCATCGTTCGATTGGCGTGGCGGTCTTGACACTGCTGATCGTCATTATCAGTCTGCCGATTATCTCTACATGGCTATTTGATAGTGTCGTGACGCCTCTGTTATGGGGGCTACCCGAACATAATGCCGTGCTGATTCCAGCGATGTTGGCATATTTAACCAGCTACGTACTGATTACGTTAACCATTACATTTTTAGGTATTGCCACTAATGCCCTCCTATCAGCGTGCTTATACTTGCAGCTGGCTTTTCGAGAGACACGCCCTTCCCCTCGATCAGAACACGCCCACCCTGGTCGCCTTGCGTGGGCGATTGAACTAAGCGTACTACTACTGGCGGGGCTACAAGCATGGTGGATACTCAATAGCTTTGAAATACGCGATAACGTAGCGATCATCGCCCACCGAGGAAGCTCGATGGTAGCGCCGGAAAACACCCTAGCCGCGATAAGACAAGCGCTTGAGGACGGTGCCGATGCCGTAGAGCTGGATGTTCGCCTTAGCGCTGACAACCACGTGCTTCTTTACCATGACCGCAGCTTGGCCCGACTAACAGGTGATCGGCGAGAGTTTGACTCACTCACTAGGGCAGAGTTGAGCAGAGTTGATGTCGGCAGTTGGTTTGGCGATGCCTTCCAAAACGAGCGAATTGCGGGCTTGGATGATGCCTTGGCGCTAGTGCGAGGGCGCGCCAGCTTAATGATTGACATGAAACCCTCACCTGGCGATGAAGAGAGGCTTGCTCGCGCCGTGTTAGCAACCCTTGAAGCAGAAAGCGACATTCGTTATCGCTGCTGGGCAACTCAGCATAACGCGCTCAATGCGAACGCGAACTGCGGGTTTCCAAATGTATTCTTGGAAATGCGCATGGCGACCATGGCACCCAGCATGGTGACTTATTTAAAACAGCAAGCCCCTGAATTACGCATTACCTTACTCGCCCAACTGATCTTGGCTGGCACACTGGATCGACGCCAATTCGATGCTTTAGGCCTGCGTCATAACCGTATCACACCACAAGAAATTCGATTGGCAGCGCTTTATAACTACGAAATACACGCCTGGACAGTCAATGACCGAGCGCGCATGTCGGCACTGATTGATCTTGGGGTTGATGCGATAATCACTGACTATCCAGACCGTTTGAGCGAGCTAATAAAAGACCGCCGTGCGCTGAGCGACGGCGGTCTAATGCTGGTAAAACTGCGCAACTGGCTACGCCAATAG
- the rraA gene encoding ribonuclease E activity regulator RraA, with product MTYATPVVTPDLCDANPDVIVLEPMFANYGGVDSFYGPIRTVKCFEDNSMVKQAVAEPGDGAVLVVDAGGSHRCAMLGDMLAEQAAKNGWAGVVMYGCVRDVDILVTLPLGVQALGNHPRKSEKRGEGQRDIPITFAGATLHTGQWLYADNNGIIIAEKPLELS from the coding sequence ATGACATATGCAACCCCTGTTGTCACACCAGATTTATGTGATGCGAATCCTGACGTAATAGTACTTGAACCGATGTTTGCTAATTATGGTGGCGTCGACAGTTTTTACGGCCCTATTCGTACCGTTAAGTGCTTTGAAGACAACTCAATGGTTAAGCAAGCTGTTGCCGAACCAGGTGATGGTGCAGTGCTAGTTGTGGATGCTGGCGGGTCACACCGCTGTGCCATGCTTGGTGATATGCTCGCCGAGCAAGCCGCTAAAAATGGCTGGGCTGGTGTGGTGATGTATGGCTGTGTACGGGACGTCGATATTCTTGTCACACTGCCACTTGGCGTTCAAGCGCTAGGTAACCACCCGCGCAAGAGCGAAAAGCGCGGCGAAGGACAACGCGATATACCCATTACCTTTGCAGGTGCCACGTTACACACTGGACAATGGCTTTACGCAGATAACAACGGCATTATTATCGCCGAAAAGCCGCTTGAGCTTTCCTAA
- the ppsA gene encoding phosphoenolpyruvate synthase, with product MEEYILWFDQLGMADVERVGGKNASLGEMISNLSGVGVTVPGGFATTAHAYREFLSHEGLNDRINATLARLDVDDVKALAEAGKTIRQWIIDTPLPPAFEHALRAAYEQLQAKHPSLKVAVRSSATAEDLPDASFAGQQETFLNIEGFDNIKQAVHEVFASLFNDRAISYRVHRGYAHENVALSAGVQKMVRSETGASGVMFTLDTESGYRDAVFVTASWGLGETVVQGAVNPDEFYVHKPTLEAGRPAVLRRTLGSKLIKMIYGQDASAGKSVETVEVPLNDRGRFCINDEQIMDLARQAMTIEKHYQRPMDIEWALDGDDGQLYIVQARPETVVSQQEGGKLERFHLREKGRTLITGRAIGQRIGRGTVKTVLSPEEMDKVQEGDILVTDMTDPDWEPIMKRASAIVTNRGGRTCHAAIIARELGIPAVVGCGDATTQLKEGIDVTVSCAEGDTGHVYEGLLAFDCKVSSVDAMPEIPFKIMMNVGNPDRAFGFAGLPHAGVGLARLEFIINRMIGVHPKALLDYDTLPADLQQVIDLRTAGYDDPVSFYVDKLVEGISTLAAAFHPQRVIVRLSDFKSNEYENLIGGKLYEPGEENPMLGFRGASRYISDAFRPCFELECRALKRVREEMGFDNVEIMVPFVRTTDEAREVVELLAANGLPRGGEANPDGLKVIMMCELPANALLADEFLEYFDGFSIGSNDLTQLTLGLDRDSGIVAHLFDERNPAVKKLLAMAIKACKAQGKYVGICGQGPSDHPDLAKWLMEQGIDSVSLNPDAVLETWFMLAGETIE from the coding sequence GTGGAAGAGTACATTCTATGGTTCGATCAGCTAGGTATGGCAGACGTCGAACGTGTGGGTGGTAAAAACGCTTCGCTTGGCGAAATGATCTCGAACTTATCAGGTGTGGGCGTGACAGTGCCGGGTGGATTTGCCACGACGGCCCATGCCTATCGTGAGTTTCTCTCTCACGAAGGACTAAATGACCGCATCAACGCCACCCTTGCTCGCCTTGATGTCGATGACGTTAAGGCGCTGGCAGAGGCAGGCAAGACTATTCGCCAGTGGATTATTGATACGCCACTTCCCCCTGCATTTGAACATGCTTTACGCGCTGCCTATGAGCAGCTTCAGGCTAAGCATCCCAGTTTGAAAGTTGCTGTACGCAGCTCAGCAACGGCAGAAGATCTGCCTGACGCGTCTTTTGCTGGTCAGCAGGAAACGTTCCTTAATATTGAAGGTTTTGACAATATTAAACAGGCGGTGCACGAAGTGTTTGCATCGCTATTTAATGACCGCGCGATCTCTTACCGCGTTCACCGCGGCTACGCCCATGAAAATGTCGCGCTGTCTGCGGGTGTGCAGAAGATGGTGCGTTCTGAGACAGGCGCTTCCGGGGTTATGTTTACGCTGGATACCGAGTCTGGTTACCGCGACGCAGTGTTTGTCACTGCTTCCTGGGGGCTTGGCGAAACCGTCGTCCAGGGGGCTGTCAATCCTGATGAGTTTTATGTGCACAAGCCCACGCTTGAGGCTGGCCGTCCCGCAGTACTACGCCGGACGCTAGGTTCTAAACTGATCAAAATGATCTATGGGCAAGATGCCAGCGCTGGTAAATCGGTTGAAACTGTTGAAGTGCCTCTTAACGATCGTGGTCGGTTCTGTATTAACGATGAGCAGATCATGGATCTTGCACGGCAAGCCATGACCATTGAAAAACATTACCAGCGTCCGATGGATATCGAGTGGGCACTGGATGGTGATGATGGTCAGCTTTACATCGTGCAAGCGCGTCCTGAAACCGTTGTTTCACAACAGGAAGGGGGAAAGTTAGAACGCTTCCATCTGCGTGAAAAAGGACGCACGCTGATTACAGGCCGGGCGATTGGTCAGCGGATTGGGCGTGGCACGGTAAAAACGGTGCTTAGCCCAGAAGAAATGGACAAGGTTCAAGAGGGTGACATCCTGGTGACAGACATGACCGACCCGGATTGGGAGCCGATCATGAAGCGTGCATCAGCGATTGTGACTAATCGTGGTGGACGAACCTGTCACGCGGCCATCATTGCCCGAGAACTGGGTATACCAGCGGTGGTCGGTTGCGGAGATGCAACCACTCAGCTTAAAGAAGGCATTGATGTCACGGTGTCCTGTGCCGAAGGTGACACTGGCCACGTGTATGAAGGGCTTCTGGCATTTGACTGTAAGGTTTCAAGTGTCGATGCGATGCCGGAGATTCCCTTCAAGATCATGATGAATGTGGGTAACCCGGACCGTGCATTTGGCTTTGCTGGCTTACCCCACGCTGGGGTTGGCCTTGCTAGGCTGGAATTCATTATTAACCGTATGATCGGTGTCCACCCCAAAGCACTGTTGGATTACGACACGCTGCCCGCTGATCTTCAGCAGGTCATCGATTTGCGTACTGCCGGTTACGATGATCCTGTCAGTTTCTATGTTGATAAACTGGTCGAAGGCATCTCAACTCTGGCCGCTGCTTTCCATCCTCAGCGGGTGATCGTAAGGCTCTCTGATTTTAAATCAAATGAGTACGAAAATCTGATTGGCGGCAAGCTTTATGAGCCCGGTGAAGAGAACCCAATGCTTGGCTTCAGAGGGGCCTCACGTTATATCTCGGATGCCTTTAGGCCCTGTTTTGAGCTTGAGTGCCGGGCGCTGAAGCGGGTTCGTGAAGAAATGGGCTTTGATAACGTTGAAATCATGGTGCCCTTTGTTCGCACAACCGATGAAGCGCGCGAGGTCGTAGAGTTGTTAGCGGCTAATGGCTTGCCGCGGGGCGGTGAGGCTAATCCTGATGGCTTAAAAGTTATCATGATGTGTGAGTTGCCGGCTAACGCACTACTGGCTGATGAGTTCCTCGAGTACTTTGATGGTTTCTCAATTGGTTCTAACGATTTGACCCAGCTGACGCTTGGCCTTGATCGGGACTCGGGTATCGTTGCGCATCTGTTTGATGAACGAAATCCAGCGGTGAAAAAGCTGTTAGCAATGGCCATCAAAGCCTGCAAAGCGCAAGGCAAGTATGTTGGTATTTGTGGCCAAGGCCCTTCTGATCACCCGGATTTGGCCAAGTGGTTAATGGAGCAGGGGATTGATTCTGTCTCTTTAAACCCAGATGCGGTACTTGAAACCTGGTTTATGCTGGCGGGTGAAACTATCGAATAA
- the acnB gene encoding bifunctional aconitate hydratase 2/2-methylisocitrate dehydratase: MLEAYRQHVEERAAEGVPPKPLNAEQVAALIELLKNPPAGEEEFILDLITNRVPPGVDEAAYVKAGFLTAIAKGEATSPLIDKIHAVKLLGTMQGGYNIVSMVELLDNEELAREAGEQLKHTLLMFDAFHDVEERAKNGNAVAKDVIQSWAAAEWFLSKPALEEKITLTVFKVPGETNTDDLSPAPDAWSRPDIPLHANAMLKNEREGIEPEVQGTTGPLKQIEEVKAKGFPVAYVGDVVGTGSSRKSATNSVLWFFGDDIPYVPNKRAGGFCFGAKIAPIFFNTMEDSGALPVEMDVAKLEMGDIIDVYPYEGKVCKHGTDEVLTTFELKTQLILDEVRAGGRIPLIIGRGLTGKARESLGLEPSDVFRLPDQPVDTGKGFTLAQKMVGKACGMDGVRPGMYCEPKMTTVGSQDTTGPMTRDELKDLACLGFQADLVMQSFCHTAAYPKPVDVDTHHTLPDFIMNRGGVSLRPGDGIIHSWLNRMLLPDTVGTGGDSHTRFPLGISFPAGSGLVAFAAATGVMPLDMPESVLVRFKGERQPGVTLRDLVHAIPLYAIKQGLLTVEKSGKKNAFSGRVLEIEGLEDLTVEQAFELSDASAERSAAGCTITLSEESVTEYLKSNITLLKWMMANGYGDERTISRRIEGMEAWLENPSLMRADKDADYAEVIEIDLSEIKEPVLCAPNDPDDARLLSDVAGEKIDEVFIGSCMTNIGHFRAAGKLLEKQPAGSLKTRLWLAPPTKMDQHQLTEEGYYGIYGRAGARMEMPGCSLCMGNQARVAAKSTVVSTSTRNFPNRLGDGANVYLASAELAAVAAVEGRLPTVEEYQRYMSEFDALAGEIYRYMNFHEIEEYQKIASNVIPVAQEA; the protein is encoded by the coding sequence GTGCTTGAAGCTTACCGCCAACATGTCGAGGAACGCGCTGCAGAGGGCGTACCGCCCAAGCCCCTGAACGCCGAACAAGTCGCTGCCTTAATTGAGCTACTTAAAAATCCGCCGGCAGGTGAAGAAGAATTTATTCTTGACCTAATCACCAACCGAGTCCCCCCAGGCGTTGATGAAGCTGCTTATGTAAAAGCAGGTTTCTTAACCGCGATTGCTAAAGGTGAAGCCACCTCTCCGCTGATCGATAAGATCCATGCCGTCAAACTTCTCGGCACCATGCAAGGCGGTTATAACATCGTCTCCATGGTCGAACTATTAGACAACGAAGAACTTGCCCGTGAAGCTGGCGAACAGCTCAAGCATACCCTTCTCATGTTTGATGCGTTCCATGACGTTGAAGAGCGCGCCAAAAATGGCAATGCGGTTGCTAAAGACGTTATTCAGTCTTGGGCTGCTGCAGAGTGGTTCCTCTCCAAGCCTGCACTGGAAGAGAAAATCACCTTAACCGTCTTTAAGGTTCCTGGCGAAACCAATACTGACGATCTCTCTCCTGCGCCTGACGCATGGTCGCGCCCAGACATTCCGCTGCATGCCAATGCCATGCTCAAAAACGAGCGCGAAGGTATTGAACCCGAAGTGCAAGGCACGACTGGCCCGCTGAAACAAATTGAAGAAGTTAAAGCGAAAGGCTTCCCCGTTGCCTATGTGGGCGACGTCGTTGGTACTGGCTCTTCACGCAAGTCCGCCACTAACTCTGTACTCTGGTTCTTCGGCGACGACATTCCTTACGTGCCCAACAAGCGCGCTGGCGGCTTCTGTTTTGGTGCCAAGATCGCTCCGATCTTCTTCAATACTATGGAAGATTCTGGTGCACTGCCGGTTGAAATGGATGTTGCCAAACTGGAAATGGGTGACATCATTGATGTCTATCCATACGAAGGTAAAGTGTGCAAACACGGTACCGACGAAGTACTGACAACCTTCGAACTTAAAACCCAGCTGATTCTTGACGAAGTGCGCGCAGGTGGACGCATTCCGCTGATTATCGGTCGCGGGTTAACCGGTAAAGCGCGTGAATCGCTAGGCCTTGAGCCTTCTGATGTTTTCCGCCTACCAGACCAGCCGGTTGATACTGGTAAGGGCTTCACCCTTGCTCAAAAAATGGTCGGTAAAGCGTGTGGCATGGACGGCGTACGCCCCGGCATGTACTGCGAGCCCAAGATGACCACCGTTGGCTCTCAGGACACAACAGGGCCGATGACCCGTGACGAGCTGAAAGACTTAGCGTGTCTTGGCTTCCAGGCCGACTTGGTCATGCAGTCATTCTGTCACACTGCGGCCTATCCAAAGCCTGTCGATGTGGATACACACCACACGCTGCCTGACTTCATCATGAACCGTGGTGGCGTCTCTCTTCGCCCCGGCGACGGCATCATCCACAGCTGGCTGAACCGTATGCTGCTGCCCGACACGGTGGGTACTGGCGGTGACTCTCACACCCGCTTCCCGCTGGGTATTTCGTTCCCAGCAGGTTCTGGTCTGGTAGCGTTTGCTGCAGCGACTGGCGTCATGCCGCTGGACATGCCGGAATCCGTACTGGTGCGCTTTAAAGGTGAGCGCCAGCCGGGCGTGACACTGCGCGACCTGGTTCACGCTATTCCCCTCTACGCCATCAAGCAGGGACTGCTAACCGTTGAGAAATCCGGTAAGAAGAACGCTTTCTCTGGCCGTGTATTGGAAATTGAAGGTCTTGAAGACCTGACCGTCGAGCAAGCTTTCGAGCTTTCCGACGCTTCAGCAGAGCGCAGTGCAGCAGGCTGTACAATCACCCTGTCTGAAGAAAGCGTCACCGAGTACCTTAAATCCAACATCACACTGCTGAAGTGGATGATGGCGAATGGCTACGGTGACGAACGCACGATCAGCCGCCGCATCGAAGGTATGGAAGCATGGCTTGAGAACCCAAGCCTGATGCGTGCTGACAAAGATGCTGACTACGCCGAAGTCATCGAAATTGATTTGAGCGAAATTAAAGAACCCGTTCTTTGTGCGCCTAATGATCCAGATGATGCTCGTCTGCTATCAGATGTTGCTGGCGAAAAGATTGATGAAGTATTTATCGGTTCGTGCATGACCAACATTGGTCACTTCCGTGCAGCCGGTAAACTACTTGAAAAACAGCCTGCGGGTAGCCTGAAAACGCGCCTTTGGCTGGCGCCGCCGACCAAAATGGATCAGCACCAGCTTACCGAAGAAGGCTATTACGGCATTTATGGCCGTGCTGGCGCCCGCATGGAAATGCCGGGATGTTCACTGTGTATGGGTAACCAGGCACGCGTTGCAGCGAAAAGCACTGTTGTGTCTACGTCTACACGTAACTTCCCGAACCGCTTAGGTGATGGTGCAAATGTATACCTCGCCTCAGCGGAACTCGCAGCCGTCGCTGCCGTGGAAGGCCGCCTTCCAACCGTAGAAGAGTACCAGCGCTACATGAGTGAATTTGACGCACTCGCTGGAGAAATATATCGTTACATGAACTTCCACGAAATCGAGGAGTATCAAAAAATCGCCTCGAACGTGATTCCGGTTGCCCAAGAAGCTTGA